The DNA region AAGGGACTTAGATTAATAGTCGCTTGCTTAACCTCCTCATAATTTGTAAAAGCCCTTAAGGCATCTGTTTTAATAGGTCCTCCACTCACAACATTAACGCGTATATTTTTATCACCAAGCTCTGTGGCAGCGTATCTTGCCATAGCTTCCACCGCCGCTTTTGCTGTGCCGTGTCCTGCATAATTTTCTATATGCACCAAATTTCCCGTTGATGAGATAGAAACGATGCTTCCTCCACCCACCCTTTCCATTCTTTTAGCCGCTTCTTGAGAGCCTACGACAAAAGCATTAACTGTGGCTGTAAAAATATTATTAATCCCCCTAGGCTTTAGCTTCATAAATTTCGTATAACCACCCACAACGGCACGCCCGGAAATAATGGCATTTGAGATAAAAAAATCAATGCGTTCAAAATCCACATCTATTTTTTCAAAAAGCTCCTTATAAGTTTCAGGCTCTAGGATATTAAATTCATAAGCCCTTGCTTTAATTTTATAATTTTGTTCTAAATCTTTTACCATATCATCAGCTATTTGGGCGTTAGAATTATAAGTAAAAGCAATATTTACGCCCACTTTCGCAAATTCATAAACGATAGCCTTACCAATGCCCCTCGTGCCACCGCTAATGACTAAAGTTTTTCCTTGAAATTCCTTATCCATCAAAATCCTTTAATCTCATAATTTTTCATCACAGCTTCTATTTTAGCAAAATTTTCCTTACTAGGAGGGCAAAGTGGAAGCCTAAATTCTAAATTTTCAATCAAACCTGCTATAAACATCGCCGCTTTTATCGGAATGGGATTACTTTCACAAAAAAGAATTTTATTGATATTATAAAGCTCATCATTGATTTTCTTAGCCGCCTTAAAATCCTCATTTAAAGCCTTTTTTGTTAGCTCACTTAGTCTATCAGGAAGCAAATTTGAACTTACCGAAATAATGCCCTTGCCGCCGTTTGAAAGT from Campylobacter upsaliensis includes:
- a CDS encoding enoyl-ACP reductase yields the protein MDKEFQGKTLVISGGTRGIGKAIVYEFAKVGVNIAFTYNSNAQIADDMVKDLEQNYKIKARAYEFNILEPETYKELFEKIDVDFERIDFFISNAIISGRAVVGGYTKFMKLKPRGINNIFTATVNAFVVGSQEAAKRMERVGGGSIVSISSTGNLVHIENYAGHGTAKAAVEAMARYAATELGDKNIRVNVVSGGPIKTDALRAFTNYEEVKQATINLSPLNRMGQPEDLAGACLFLCSSKASWVTGHTFIVDGGTTFK